The following nucleotide sequence is from Dyella sp. BiH032.
AACCTCACGGTAGTGGACAACGAGCGCGGCATGCGCCGGTGGCGCAAGGTGCTGGCCGACGCCAGCCTCAAGGCCGCGCGCGACTGGACCTTCGAGCCTCCGGTCGCCGGCTCGCATAAGGACGACGGCGAGTGGATCGTGCGCGTACCGGTCGCGTTCCACCTGCGCGAATGGGGCCGGCCGGACCGCTCCGGCGGCTACGGCGTGTGGGAGGGCTACATTCCCGGCCCGAAGGAGACCATCTCGTGGATGCAGGACTACCGCCTCCGCCACGCCGACAGCCGCGACGCCAGCTCCGATGCGCTCGCCGACGACAGCCTTCACCTCGTCGGCAGCGGGCTGCGGCTGACCACGCCGCTGGATCGCTCGTGAGATCCCGCAGCGGACGCTGCTACGGCGTCCGCTCCTGAAACCGCGCCAGCCCGCGGAACGTCTCGTGCTGGTAGCGGCTCATACGCAGTTCCTGCCCCGTGGTCAGCACCACCATGTGGTAGCCCTTGAACCAGGGATGGATCGCGCGGATGCGTTCGATATTGACGATGGCCGAGCGGTGCACGCGAGCGAAGTAGCGCGGGTTGAGCCGCTGTTCCAGCGAGGCCATCGTCTCGCGCAGCTCGTAGGTCTCCTTGCCGACGTGCAGGCGCACGCGATTGCGGCTGGCTTCGATCCAGTCGATACGCGCCACGTCGAGCAGGATCACGCTGCCGTCCAGCGGCACCGGCAGCCGCCGCGCATAACCCTGTTCGCGCCGCAGCTCGGCCAGCGCCTGCCACACCTGCGCCGAAGCCTGCCCGCCCTCGCCAGCCAGCCGGCGGCGGGCGCGGCGCAGCATGGCGTCGAAGCGTTCGCGGCTGAAGGGCTTGACCAGATAGTCCACGGCGTTGGCTTCGAACGCGCGCACTGCGTACTGCTCGTAAGCGGTGACGAACACCGTGGCCGGCAGGTCTTCCTCGCCCAGCGAAGCGGCCACGTCGATGCCGGACAGCTCCGGCATCTGGATGTCCAGGAACACCAGGTCGGGCTTCAGCCGGCGGATCGCTTCCAATGCGCTCGCGCCATCGCCGAATTCGGCGAGCACCGCGATGTCCGCTTCCTCGCGCAACAGCCGCGCGATGCTGTGCCGGGCGATCGGCTCGTCGTCCACGATGATGGCGCGGATGCTCATGCGGCCAGCCCCCGGTCCTGCGCCGCGGGCGCCATCGCGCGATACGGCAGCCGCAGCCGGCAGGCGACCCCGCGCGGCGCCAATGCGTCGATGTAGACGGTGGCCGCGGCGCCGTACAGCTCCTTCAGGCGCAACCGCGTATTGGAAAGGCCGATGCCGCGCGTGAATGCCTCGTCCGGCGACACATCCAGCGTGCCGTTACGGTTGCGCACTTCCAGGTAGAGGTTGTCGGCGTCGCGGTGCGCGAACACTTCTACGGTATCGCTGCCGGCATGTCGGCCGATGCCGTGGTGGATGGCGTTCTCCACCAGCGGTTGCAGGATCAGCCCGGGCACCGCGCCGTCGAGCGCAGACACGGCCGCGTCCACGCGCGTATCGAGCCGGTCCTTGAAGCGCACGCGCTGGATGCCGAGATACAGGTCGAGCAGCTCCAGTTCCGCGGCCAGGCTGATCTCCTGCCGCTCCTCGTCCAGGTAGGCGCGCAGCAGTTCGCTCAGGCGCAACAGCATGTCTTCGGCCACGCCGGGTTCGTCGCGGATGAGCGTCGATATCGCGTGCAGCGTATTGAACAGGAAGTGCGGTTGCAGCTGCATCCGCAGCACCTGCAGGCGCGACTGCGCGAGCTGCGCCTGCAACTGCGCCGATTGCAGCGTGCGCCGGTGCTTGTCGCGGTAGAAGCGCACCGCATGCCATCCCACCAGCAGGATCCAATAGACGAAGACATCCGTGATGGCGTACTTGCTGATGAACTGCGCGAGCTGGTTGGCCAGCGAAGGATCGCCCGGCTCGAACAGATGGCCGAGCAGCGCGCCGATCACCACCGCGAACACCGCAAACACCGCACTGCCGGCCGCATAGAGCGGCAGATAGCGCAAGCGCCGGCTGGATTCGAACGGAAAGCGCGAGGCCAGACCGAACACGCCCGGCGCCAAGGCCGCGAGCGTATACCACTGGATCATCGACCAGCGCAGATAGTCGGTGGTGTCCCAGGTGTGTCCCCCGACTGCGTCCGAGGCGTAGCCCTGCATGGCGAACAGCACGGCCGGGACAGTCCACGCGGCCATGTAACGCACGAATCGCATCGGCATCCCCGGCTCCATGAGGCGTCCGCATCCTACACAGAGTGAGCGCCATGGGAACAGGCTCGGACGTCACGGCTGCCGTCCGTCCCGCACTGGCTACGGTTCGTCCCGCATGGGCAACGCCATCACGCCCCTTTGCATCGGAATCCGCATGCCGCCGCCCTCGCGGCGAGCCCGAAGGAGAGCAAGCCATGTGGAGACGGGGACTTTTGTTCGCATGCGCGATGCTGCCGGCGGCGGCCGGCGCGCAGACGCGTTATCTGGAGATCTACAACGACGCGCCATCGAGCCTGGTATCGCTCGCCGCGGCGCCGGCAGGTACGGATGCCTACCGCGACCTCGCGCTGGGCGACCGGCCGTTGCAAGGCGGAGGGCATGCGGTGACGGTGGAGCTCGATGGCAAAGCCGGCTGCCGCCGCGACCTGCGCGCAACCTTCGCCGACGGGCGCCAGACGGTCAGCCGCGGCTTCGACGTGTGCCGATACCGCAGCTACCACACGGGACGGGTGTTGCCGCGCTGAAGTGCGACGGTGCGTCAGGCCACGCCGTACGGCAGGTTCGGCGTGGCCACCACGCGTTCGCCCACCGTCTCGCCGCGCAGGAACGCGAACGTCGCTTCCAGCACTTCTGGCGCATCGAGCACCTTGTGGTGTCCCAGGCCCTGCGTGGTGAGCAGGCGCGCGCCGGGCCAATAGCGCGCATAACGCTCGCCCTCTTCCCACGGCACGTCGCGATCGTCGAGGTCGTGCACCACCAGCCCGGTCTGCCCCAGCGCGGGCAGGTGCTTGTGCACCTGCAGCTCGCGCACGGTGACGCCGGTGCGGCGTTCGAGCCAGCCGTAGAACGCTTCGCGCAGATGGTCGCCCAGCCTCACGAAGCGGAAGAAGCGGCCGGTAGCGGCCTCCATGTCCGCGGCCGGCGCGATCAGCACCAGCCGCTGCGCATGCCAGTTCTCGCTCTGCGCCAGCGCCAGCGCGGCGCCACCGAGCGAATGGCCGACGGCGAGCGCCGCGGGGCCGTAATGCCCGCCGACCGCACGAATGGTCGCGATGAAATCGGGCAGCGTGCACAAGCGTCCGCTGCTGCGGCCGTGGCCGGGCTGGTCGAAGGCCACCACCGCGAGGCCCAGCTCGCGCAGGCGCGCCACCCAGGGCAGGAAGCGCAAGCCGAAGCTGGACCAGCCGTGCACCAGCAGCACATACGGCTGCGCGGACGGATCGCCCCACACGTAGGTGGCGATGGTCTCATCGCCCAGCTTCAGTTCGCCCTGCACCATCGCCTCGTCCGGCTGCGCCGCCTGCGCCCGCGCGCGGCTGCTGGCGAATGGCGTGGCGAACAGGCGCGCGGCGCGATCCACCGTGCGGCGCGGCGCCAGGCGCCCGCCGAGGGCGAAGCCCACGCGCACGGCACTGAGTTTCAGCAGGACGCCGGCCGATGGGCGGCCGTGGTGGCGATGGGAACGTTGCTTGCGCGGCATGGCGGGGCTCCTGGCGGGGATCAGGTGCGATAGCTGGCGAACAGGCGCTCGACCGCCGCGAGCGCGCGGCGACGCGCTTCCACGAAGCCGAACAGGCCGGCGTCGTGGTGCAGCACGAGCATGAAGGCGTAGATCTCGAAGGCGAGCTGGGTGGCGTCCGTATCGGCGGCCAGATGGCCCTCGGCGACCGCCAGGCCGATGGCCTTCTCCAGCTCGCCGCGCCAGCCGGCCTGCTGCCGGACCACCGCATCGCGCAATACGCCGTCGCGGCCGTCGTACTCGCTGACGGCGGAAAGCAGCACGCAACCGCGTTCGAAGCGATGCGCCCAGTCGCACCAGCGCTCGACCACCGCGCGCAGGCGGGGCAGACCGCGCGGCGCCTTCAGGGCCGGCACCAGCACGTTCTCCATGAAGCGGCGCGCGCCGAGCTCGAGCACGGCCAGCTGCAGATCCTCGCGGGAACCGAAGTGGGCGAACACGCCGCTCTTGGACATGTCCGCGGCCTGCGCCAGGCTGCCGATGGAGAGCCCTTCCAGGCCGTCGTTGCAGGCCATGGCATAAGCCCGGTCCAGGATCATTTCGCGAGTGGCGGCGCGCTTGCCAGTGGGAGCGGTGGTGTTCATGGCGCGAAAATAGAACGACCGTTCGTTCTTTTCAAGTGCCCGTCAGTGCTCCCTTGCCCGCCGGTCGCAAGGTTATGCTCCCGCCATGTCTTCCAGGGAGGTGAAACGCATGAAATTCCGCCGGCCGCTCGCATTGGCCCTGCCCGCATTGACCCTGGGCGTCCTGCTCTCCGGCTGCGTGACCTCGCCCACCGGCCGCTCGCAGCTGATGATGGTTTCCGATGGCGAGATGTCCAAGATGGGCCTGGCCACCTTCGACAACATGCGCAAGCAGGGCAAATTCGTCGAAGCGCCCAAGGAGCGCGCCTACGCCACCTGCGTCTCCAGCGCGCTGGTCGCGGTGCTGCCCCCGCCGTGGAACACGCAGCAGTGGGAAGTGCAGATCATCGACGACGACACGCCCAACGCCTTCGCCCTGCCCGGCGGGCGCATCGGCGTGAACCGCGGCATGTTCAAGCTCGCCACCGACCAGGACCTGCTCGCGGTCGTGCTGGGCCACGAGCTGTCGCACGTCGTCGCGCGCCATGGCGCCGAACGCGTCTCCGACAACATGGCCGCCCAGGCGGTGGTACTGGCCGGCAGCGCCTACGCCGCCAGTCGCGGCACTAATGCCGGCTACGCCGCGGCCGCGCTGGGCGTGGGTGCGGAAGTGGGCATCCTGCTGCCGTTCTCGCGCACGCAGGAAAGCGAAGCCGACACGCTGGGCCAGCGCTACATGGCGCAGGCCGGCTTCGACCCGCGGGCCGCCGCCACGCTGTGGCAGAAGATGGGTGCCCAGGGTGGCAGCGGCTCCAAGCCGCCGGCCTTCCTCTCGACCCACCCGGCCTCGTACAACCGCCAGCAATCGCTGACCAAGCAGGCCGAGCAACTGATGCCGGTCTATGAACAGGCCCGCGCCAGCGGCCATAAGCCCAACTGCACGCTCTGAACCGCGCTGCGCGGGAGCGGCCGCTCCCGCGCAACCCCACCGGCTTCTGAACGGCGCGCGCCCCGAGAAGTCAACAGCCGCCGGCGCCCTTCGTTTCTCCCGCTCAGGCCACTCGTTGCGTGGCCGAGGAGAAACCGCATGACACCGCTTGCACGCACGTTCGCCGTGCTGACTGCCCTGGGCCTGGGGCTGGGCGCTTCCGCCTATGCGCCCGACGCTGCCGCCCGCACCCAGGTCTCCGTGCAGATCGGCGTGGCGCCCCCGCCGCCGCGCTACGAAGTCGTCCCGCCGCCGCGCGTCGGTTACGTCTGGGCACCCGGCTACTGGCGCTGGGACCCGTACGTACGCCGCCACGTCTGGGTGGTCG
It contains:
- a CDS encoding LytTR family DNA-binding domain-containing protein, whose product is MSIRAIIVDDEPIARHSIARLLREEADIAVLAEFGDGASALEAIRRLKPDLVFLDIQMPELSGIDVAASLGEEDLPATVFVTAYEQYAVRAFEANAVDYLVKPFSRERFDAMLRRARRRLAGEGGQASAQVWQALAELRREQGYARRLPVPLDGSVILLDVARIDWIEASRNRVRLHVGKETYELRETMASLEQRLNPRYFARVHRSAIVNIERIRAIHPWFKGYHMVVLTTGQELRMSRYQHETFRGLARFQERTP
- a CDS encoding histidine kinase, with translation MPMRFVRYMAAWTVPAVLFAMQGYASDAVGGHTWDTTDYLRWSMIQWYTLAALAPGVFGLASRFPFESSRRLRYLPLYAAGSAVFAVFAVVIGALLGHLFEPGDPSLANQLAQFISKYAITDVFVYWILLVGWHAVRFYRDKHRRTLQSAQLQAQLAQSRLQVLRMQLQPHFLFNTLHAISTLIRDEPGVAEDMLLRLSELLRAYLDEERQEISLAAELELLDLYLGIQRVRFKDRLDTRVDAAVSALDGAVPGLILQPLVENAIHHGIGRHAGSDTVEVFAHRDADNLYLEVRNRNGTLDVSPDEAFTRGIGLSNTRLRLKELYGAAATVYIDALAPRGVACRLRLPYRAMAPAAQDRGLAA
- a CDS encoding alpha/beta fold hydrolase — translated: MPRKQRSHRHHGRPSAGVLLKLSAVRVGFALGGRLAPRRTVDRAARLFATPFASSRARAQAAQPDEAMVQGELKLGDETIATYVWGDPSAQPYVLLVHGWSSFGLRFLPWVARLRELGLAVVAFDQPGHGRSSGRLCTLPDFIATIRAVGGHYGPAALAVGHSLGGAALALAQSENWHAQRLVLIAPAADMEAATGRFFRFVRLGDHLREAFYGWLERRTGVTVRELQVHKHLPALGQTGLVVHDLDDRDVPWEEGERYARYWPGARLLTTQGLGHHKVLDAPEVLEATFAFLRGETVGERVVATPNLPYGVA
- a CDS encoding TetR/AcrR family transcriptional regulator is translated as MNTTAPTGKRAATREMILDRAYAMACNDGLEGLSIGSLAQAADMSKSGVFAHFGSREDLQLAVLELGARRFMENVLVPALKAPRGLPRLRAVVERWCDWAHRFERGCVLLSAVSEYDGRDGVLRDAVVRQQAGWRGELEKAIGLAVAEGHLAADTDATQLAFEIYAFMLVLHHDAGLFGFVEARRRALAAVERLFASYRT
- a CDS encoding M48 family metallopeptidase; this encodes MKFRRPLALALPALTLGVLLSGCVTSPTGRSQLMMVSDGEMSKMGLATFDNMRKQGKFVEAPKERAYATCVSSALVAVLPPPWNTQQWEVQIIDDDTPNAFALPGGRIGVNRGMFKLATDQDLLAVVLGHELSHVVARHGAERVSDNMAAQAVVLAGSAYAASRGTNAGYAAAALGVGAEVGILLPFSRTQESEADTLGQRYMAQAGFDPRAAATLWQKMGAQGGSGSKPPAFLSTHPASYNRQQSLTKQAEQLMPVYEQARASGHKPNCTL